The Styela clava chromosome 10, kaStyClav1.hap1.2, whole genome shotgun sequence genome window below encodes:
- the LOC120337659 gene encoding 4-galactosyl-N-acetylglucosaminide 3-alpha-L-fucosyltransferase FUT6-like — MVLTLAKSLRIGAFAAVFVFTLYGFIHGKFSSEKRWYLIDNQKNVQNQQNNRKFEQHKIVLFWHTELPDKSVREDHMESIKKYIAEAHTLYSPIDECGNCSFTMDMSKITDNNTAAVIFLYKFVEPGKMPIKRRNDQLYIYWTKESPSTLKYYHNETFDFEESIKFNSTMGYRRNSDIYTPFLTSVYRTLQIKDLSDNNVTWIPMTKNKWAAAVISNCGATPAAVYRHKLVTKISILSEGRLKTFGKCFRKQISRKMNSIPNLLKSYKFYLAFENSYHCRDYITEKLFQNAFHGNTVPVVWGATKADYTSLAPPGSFIFAEDFNSVEELVTYLNYLDRNDTAYLEYFRWRTMRVENFSIVKQTKDLCQLCKIIQGKAKYNISDPNHVSKFLSGRNSLRSQTLQKKVTSLKEWFFEEENKECLNFRGKSYF; from the exons ATGGTCTTAACGCTTGCAAAATCTTTGCGCATCGGAGCATTTGCTGCTGTTTTCGTTTTCACCTTATATGGTTTTATACATGGGAAATTTTCTTCTGAAAAACGATGGTATTTGATTGATAACCAGAAAAATGTACAAAATCAACAAAATAACAGGAAATTCGAACAGCATAAA ATTGTTCTATTTTGGCATACCGAATTGCCAGATAAAAGTGTGCGAGAAGATCACATGGAGAGTATCAAGAAATATATTGCTGAAGCACATACATTATACAGCCCGATTGACGAATGTGGCAACTGTTCATTTACTATGGACATGTCCAAG ataaCTGATAACAACACCGCTGCAGTCATATTTCTGTATAAATTTGTGGAACCCGGTAAAATGCCAATTAAACG ACGAAATGATCAACTCTATATATATTGGACGAAAGAAAGTCCTTCCACTCTGAAATATTATCATAACGAAACTTTCGATTTCGAGGAATCCATAAAGTTCAACAGTACCATGGGATACAG gCGGAATTCCGATATATACACTCCTTTTTTAACAAGTGTCTACAGAACGCTTCAGATAAAAGATTTATCTGATAATAATGTAACATGGATACCAATGACTAAAAACAAATGGGCGGCAGCGGTTATCTCGAATTGTGGAGCAACACCAGCTGCGGTCTATCGGCACAAATTAGTCACAAAAATTTCAATCTTATCTGAAGGACGATTAAAAACATTTGGAAAGTGTTTTAGGAAGCAAATATCAAGAAAGATGAATTCCATTCCCAATCTTTTGAagtcttacaaattttatttggcATTTGAGAATTCATATCACTGCAGAGACTACAtaacagaaaaattatttcaaaatgcgTTTCATGGAAACACTGTGCCCGTAGTATGGGGAGCAACGAAAGCCGACTACACATCACTGGCTCCACCTGGATCTTTCATATTTGCTGAAGATTTTAATTCGGTGGAAGAACTTGTAACGTATTTGAATTATTTAGACAGGAATGACACTGCTTATTTAGAGTATTTCAG atggCGAACGATGAGAGTAGAAAACTTTTCAAttgttaaacaaacaaaggATTTATGTCAACTATGCAAAATCATTCAAGGAAAAGCCAAGTATAACATTTCCGATCCAAACCATGTTTCGAAATTTTTATCTGGACGTAATTCTCTCAGATCCCAAACATTACAGAAAAAAGTGACATCACTAAAAGAATGGTTTTTTGAAGAAGAGAATAAGGAATGTTTGAATTTTAGGGggaaaagttatttttaa
- the LOC120338034 gene encoding uncharacterized protein LOC120338034: MFSLWFVLVFLIRIGLVKPQSGDDEITTMFDDDIHTPSADENSNSASKPNPYEWLPPAPVPGPKFRADKIQIYGSNTPSESLKISHEDKKALSILLEEIQNFLTLKYTVESQTHPGNLKYNMNIKLYNLLFQSQELLCPYNVCEFGNCELRDIDSVSPTNIPEIAGDMVIEWNTMLLQPMMFFGIRNENIAVLEDNTNEGDDIIHNTIMQGSLAKRIPQIDDGPAKFIFSPEQINFLQILTETLNSLIYSDLVNVNALEKIVRCVCWDGFFGDYCDYCLIGNTPPQLWDSGLNY, encoded by the exons ATGTTTTCACTTTGGtttgtattggtgtttttgattAGAATTGGTCTTGTTAAACCTCAATCAGGTGATGATGAAATAACGACAATGTTCGACGATGATATTCATACACCATCAG cCGACGAAAATTCAAATTCTGCATCAAAGCCGAATCCATATGAGTGGCTTCCTCCTGCGCCTGTTCCCGGACCAAAATTTAGAGCCGATAAAATACAGATATATG GAAGTAATACTCCTTCCGAAAGCCTGAAGATATCACATGAAGACAAAAAAGCATTGTCAATCCTTTTAGAAGAAATCCAGAACTTTTTAACACTTAAGTACACCGTAGAGAGTCAAACACATCCAG GAAATCTAAAATACaacatgaatataaagttaTACAATCTGTTGTTTCAATCTCAAGAACTGCTTTGTCCGTATAATGTTTGCGAGTTCGGAAATTGTGAGCTTAGGGATATAGACTCGGTATCTCCAACAAATATTCCCGAAATTGCAGGAGACATGGTCATCGAATGGAACACGATGCTGTTACAACCGATGATGTTTTTCGGTATTAGGAACGAAAATATTGCAGTACTTGAAGATAACACTAATGAAGGAGATGATATTATTCACAATACAATAATGCAGGGATCCCTAGCCAAAAGGATTCCGCAAATTGATGATGGACCagcaaagtttattttttccccAGAACAAATAAACTTCCTGCAAATTTTAACTGAAACCTTGAATTCTTTGATATATAGTGATTTAGTGAACGTCAATGCCTTAGAAAAAATTGTTCGATGTGTATGTTGGGATGGATTTTTTGGAGACTACTGTGATTACTGCCTTATAGGCAACACACCGCCTCAACTTTGGGATTCAGGATTGAATTATTGA